Genomic window (Pseudomonas sp. MM211):
ACCATCAAGCTTATCCAGCAGCGTGTTGAACAGCTACGGCCCAAGCGCCTGGTATTCGACAGCCTTTCGGAGATGCGCCTGCTCGCACAGGACCCGCTGCGCTACCGGCGCCAGGTGCTGGCGTTGAAGCAGTTCTTCGCCGGCCGCGACATCACCGTCCTGCTGGTCGACGACCTGACCACCATCAGCGGCGAGCGTGACAACCATCTGCACAGCCTCTGCCATGGTGTGGTCACCCTGGAGCGCCTGACCCTTGATTTCGGCGCTGCCCGCCGTCGTCTGCAGGTGCAGAAACTGCGCGGTGTCGACTTCACCGCAGGCTTTCACGACTTCACCATCCGCAAAGGTGGCCTGGAAGTCTATCCACGTCTGATCGCCGCCAAGCACAACGCCGAGTACACCAACGAGCCGATCAAGAGTGGCGTGCAGGAACTCGACGACCTGCTGGTTGGCGGTCCGATCCGCGGCACCAGCACGCTGGTCACCGGCCCTGCAGGCTCGGGCAAGACGACCCTGGCACTGGTTTACCTGGCAGCGGCCTGTGCACGGGGCGAGAACTGCACTATTTACGAGTTCGACGAACGTATCGGAACGCTGCTGGCGCGCGCCGACAGCATGGGGCTGCAACTCAGCCATTACGTGGCGACCGGCCAGTTGGTGATTCAGCAGATCGACCCCGCGGAAATCTCGCCGGGTGAGTTTGCATGGCGTGTGCGCACTGAAGTGGAGACCCGCGGTAGCTCGCTGCTGGTCGTGGACAGCCTGAATGGCTACATGGCTGCCATGCCCCAGGAGCAGCAGCTGATCTTGCAGATGCACGAGCTGATGTCCTACCTCAGCCAGCAGGGCGTGGTGACCTTCCTGATCAACCCGCAGCACGGGCTGATGGGCTCGATGGCCACCAATCTCAACGTTTCTTACGTGGCTGATACGGTGATCCTGATCCGCTTCTTCGAGGCGCAAGGCCGCCTGCGCAAAGCCATTTCGGTGATGAAGCACCGTGGCGGCGCCCATGAAGACACCATTCGAGAGCTGAGAATCGATGCTCAAGGCGTGCGCGTCGGCGAGCCCTTGGTGGACTTTCGCGGCGTGTTGACCGGTACGCCGGAGTATTACGGTGCCGAGCAACCGTTGATGGAAGAGCGATCGCGTGGCTAACGATCTGAATGGAGAGAGCCGGCGCTTACTCATCTGCGCGCCCTTCAAGGGCGATGGCTTGAGCCTGAGCAAGCTGTTCGCAGCGACCTACCCCGTGCAGTTGCATGATCGTCTGGCCCCTTTGATCAGCGCGATTGGGGATCAGGCTGGCGTGGTAGTGCTCACCGAGGAAGCCCTGGTCGGCGACGTCTCGATGCTCGGGCGTGCTCTGGAAGAACAGGCCGCCTGGTCGGAAATTCCGATCATCCTTCTGGCCTCCAATAAAGGTCGCACCGGCCGTGCTACGGAAGCAGCCCGGCTGCGCTTGCCAGCGGCTGCCGGGCATGTGCTGGTACTCGAACGCCCGCTTAGCTCTGCGTCGCTGATCAGTGCCGTTGCCG
Coding sequences:
- a CDS encoding ATPase domain-containing protein, whose amino-acid sequence is MVETRPVVSTGNAGFDVVLKGGLPSNRLYLLEGTPGAGKTTLGLQFLLEGVAAGEPVLYITLSETSEELDSVARSHGWTLEGIDLFEFSSTEEVLGEDYEQSILHPWEAELGGTIKLIQQRVEQLRPKRLVFDSLSEMRLLAQDPLRYRRQVLALKQFFAGRDITVLLVDDLTTISGERDNHLHSLCHGVVTLERLTLDFGAARRRLQVQKLRGVDFTAGFHDFTIRKGGLEVYPRLIAAKHNAEYTNEPIKSGVQELDDLLVGGPIRGTSTLVTGPAGSGKTTLALVYLAAACARGENCTIYEFDERIGTLLARADSMGLQLSHYVATGQLVIQQIDPAEISPGEFAWRVRTEVETRGSSLLVVDSLNGYMAAMPQEQQLILQMHELMSYLSQQGVVTFLINPQHGLMGSMATNLNVSYVADTVILIRFFEAQGRLRKAISVMKHRGGAHEDTIRELRIDAQGVRVGEPLVDFRGVLTGTPEYYGAEQPLMEERSRG